In the genome of Populus trichocarpa isolate Nisqually-1 chromosome 10, P.trichocarpa_v4.1, whole genome shotgun sequence, the window caagggaaaaaaaacagatataccagatttcttttattttttccattaatagaAAGGTTCTCCAAcaatttaagttaaaatttgCTTAATTGTTGAGCTTGTTATTTAATTCAGTACTATAATTCGGGGAAAAATCTTAAGGATAGCATTTAATTTGTGTCTTGACTAATTATAGAAATAGAAAGCTAAGTAAACTGACGCTTAATACAGAACAGAACCACTGCAACCTAACTACGTACAGACCAAACACAATATCTAATGCAGTTAAACCTCCTACGTACAGGTAGCTTTTAACAGTACAATTCtgttttgttagaaaaaaaatggtgtaaACATCTATCGATTCAGTTAAATCTCCAACAAACTTGGGTATAAAGTAAGATAGCTTCTCACAATTACAACATCAGACAACAACcatcattaatcatcaaatcgaagccttttatatatagattttgttgatagagagagagaaatataaattatatagctTGAATTGGATAGATCATGGCAATGGCCATATTATTTACATGGAAATCATCGGCAAATGCCTCACTCATTTTGTGCATTATAGCGGCCTCCTTTGTTTCAAAGGCTCTGGGGCACCACGGACGTGCCGACAGGAAAGATCCCAATGAGAAGGTGTTTAACGTGTTACGTTATGGAGCACATCCTGGAAGAGAGGATAACGCACTGGTAAGCTGGTTTAGTATTTTGGATCGTAAGTATTCATGGCATTAATAGTATATTAGAGGCGTGTATTTAATTATCTGTTAAAAGAAATCTCCACATTTGATGGGGGGCAAACTATTATAATTTGTGGCGTATGTATCTGAATTTGCCCTTGATTTTCTCGTAAAGAAATTATGGTGAAATTGATTAGATTGTGGGTTTGGCCTTCGCAGTCTTTCATCCGAGCATGGAAGGCTGCATGCAATTATAGGGGAAAGGCAAGGCTACTTATCCCCAAGGGAACCTTTTTGATAGGGGCAACTATCTTTCAGGGACCATGCCAAGGTCCAGCACCCATTAAGGTTCAAATTGCAGGAACTCTGAAAGCTGTACCAGACCCTAGCATGTACGAAGAAGATTTCTGgatcttatttgaaaacatcaagGGCTTGCTGGTTACTGGTACAGGCACTGTTGATGGCCAAGGCAATGCTGTCTGGAAATACAATGTCGGCGACGGCGGTGCCAAGTTCCCAAGTGTAAGCAACAAAATTATCTTGACTTACATGCACTAACTAATTAGTAATTAGAGAATATGGGATTAATTGCAATTTCATAAtgattcttctttcctttttttttttttaattatttgtggcGCAGTCTATAAAATTCAATCATGTAGTCAACGGGATTATAAGACAGATCACCTCTGTGAATCCCATGGGTTTCCACATATCCATCGTTCTGTCCCAGAACATCAAGGCCAAAAATCTTCGTATATTTGCCCCTTCCGACAGCCCCAACACTGACGGAATCCATATCAGCCAAACCAATCAAGTGTATGTATCAAATAGTGTCATCGGCACTGGTGATGATTGCATTGGCATCATACGTGGATGCACCGATGTCCACATCAGAAATGTAACCTGTGGCCCTGGACACGGTATCAGGTAACTAATTTGTATCCAAGTATTGAATGTTCCTGCtgcatatatatacacacacttgaAGTCAGTAATTATGAATTTGTAATTAACTAGTGTAGTAACCTGCAGCTAATTAACTTGTAATTTACATTTCCATATATAACAGTATTGGTAGCCTTGGAAAGTACCAGGATGAGGAGGATGTGAGAGGGATCACTGTGAAAAACTGCACATTGAATAACACGGACAATGGAATCAGAATAAAAACATATGGAGGATCACCTCCAAGCCAAGCTTCGGGCATACTTTTCCAGGATATCGTCATGGTCAGAGTAAAAAACCCCATTATTATTGATCAATCTTATGGAAACAAAGAATCGGTTCGTTTTCTTTTACTATGACATCAACCCCTTTAACAAGCTGCTTTCTTCCTTCGATCATGAGTTGGAATAGAGTATATCAGTTTTATCTGAACTTGCCTTCTTTAATTCTGTTTGCAGGCATCAAGGGTAAGGCTCAGTGATGTTCGATACCAAAACATTAGAGGAACATCCACTTCAGTTGTTGGAGTAAACATCAAGTGCAGCAATACTGTTCCCTGTGAAAGAGTTAGCTTGTCAAACATAAATTTGAACTACGTTGGAGCAAAACAGCATAATCATGAAATCAGCTCTGTGTGCACCAatgcaaaattaaattatgctgGCTTCCAGCTCCCATCACCTTGCCGATAGTTGAAAATCTCTTTCTTCCTGTTTACGATCGAGGAGATGGACCCTTTTCTGCTTTCATTAATTAGTGTAAATTAAAGTTTGTAAAAATATATCACATCAGATAacaaagatatttaatttatcattttaaagttatattaaataaaaaatatctattaaaagcctaaaatttatacatgtttaaaactataagcatgtaaagatataattaacaacaaacatgctttcaacacaacaaaataataatagaactcTAGCATGCATGCTAGGCATATAAACAAACATgtaattgatattaattcaaAGTTCTAACatgtatattattaataataataaatatttatgtttacatTCAAACAAAGGAGGATACGTACttgttgaaacactttaaaataatgatacttttgttattattgttaatgatgAATTCTTTGTTTTTGAGGCTTTATTGTCGCTCGCTTATGCAATTAGGATGTTTGCAATATGCCTCTCGAAATTCCAACACTATCATCTTAGTATAGATGCACTTCTAAATAAGGTCTTTGAACCAAAGAATATGAAACTCAAATATCTTTCAACAAGATGAACTTAAAATCTAGATTTGGGAGGAAACTAAAGCTTAAAATGAGagtaaaacactaaaatatgagGTGAGGAacaatacataaaaatttaaaaaattctagttGGAAACTCTTCCTTAACACCCCCCCGCCCCCGCtttttatagtaaattttagaagttaaaatgttagaaaattaataagaattaacTCCCACCTTATCAACATTTGATTAGTcaccataaatcaagaattaaatctagaaaaatcaagggctctttaagattaatttcttattcactcattttttttaaatcatgttaattaaaataaatttataacaatCCCCCACATAAATGAAAATTGTCTCACCAGTTTGAAAATGACTTAaagatttattaaaagataCTGATTTAGTAGATTACTACACCATGATAGGTAGCTTTTGACTTTGAACCTTTCATAGTGAAATACTATTGGATTTACTCGGTTAAATAATGAACACACGATATCTTGAACTATTCAGCCTTTTATGTAAACCAATACAATAATACTCACATAGTTTTTTACCTAGAGGTTTCCTTTAATTCTCATTGTTAtgttcattttggtccttaacAACTCTTGGATCCATGGGTGCTTTAGAGAATTCatcatttatcaaaattttcaaagaaacGACCATATTTCTCACTTACATAGACGAcctttcattaaaattattctGTTATAATCTATTTGGTGTATTAAGATGCGAAAATCATTAAGAGTTCAACTCATCCTTTATCACGACCGCTTTATAATTGTTGAGATCCGCTACAACTGACACTTATTTCATCATAGGAATAAGcaggaaataataattttctagtgCTACCGAGAAtgttatataacttaatttttcatttgaatataGATCTTGGGATCTCCAATCAATTAGGTATAGTTACCATCATTAcactcttttatcttttaaaagctTTATGCCCATTCTCCTTGATGAATTATACACAAGCTCTCTCGACAAATCCTTAGTTAGTGGATCCACAATATTGTCCTTTGACTTTACATAGTCAATGAAAATAACTTCATTCGATAACAAGTGTTTAATGGTATTATGTCTACGATGTATATGTCTAAAATTTCTATTATACATACTACTTTATTCCCTTCTAATTGTTAACTGGCTATCGCAATGGACACAAATAGTTATCACTAGTTTTATCCATTCGACTTGGAATATcctttaagaaattttaaatccATTTGATTTCCACTCCAATTTTATCAAGATCAATGAAATACGATTCCATCATGGATCTAGCGATACATGTTTATTTGAAGAATTTCTATGACACGGCTGCTCCACTAAGTATGAAGACATATCCACTTATGTATTTTAAATCCTTAGTGTTGAATATCCAATTAGCATCACTATATTATTCTAGCATTACTAGGTAACCAGTATAGTATAGCCTGTAGTCCAAGATGTACCTCAAATACTTAAGTATCATTTTTATTACCTTATAATGATTTAGACTTAGATTACTTGTATATCTACTCCGTTTATTAACCGAGTAAGCAATATCAATCCCTGTGTAGTTCATAACATATATTAGGTTTCTAGTTATTCAAGAATATTTCAATTGATTTATTCCTTTACCTCTATTCTTGGACAAATGTACACttatattaattgatattttgaCAGTGCTATTGTCACTCTTAGAAAATTTCTCGAAACTTTTCTCAACATAATAAGATTTAGACAATATCAATCCATTAGAtgtcttataaatattaattcctAGTATGACAATTGCAACACCTAATTCTTTCATGTAAAACTTACTACTTAACATTTTCTTAGTAGACTTGATCATGTGATCATTGCTATATAAAATTAGCATATTGTCCATACAGAGACATAacatttatctatatttttcacataaacacatttatcaactttgttgattttaaactCATTTGACAACATAATATTGTCAATCTTTTTATGTCATTGTTTAGGTGCTTATTTCAAACCATATTCTAATTTGACAAGCTtatagacttttttttcttattcattgaTAGCAAACCCCTCATGTTGTTCTGTGTAAGTCTCCTTTTCAAAGTCACCATTTAAGAAAGCTATTTTTACATtcatttgatgtatttcaagCTTGTTAATAGCTACAATGACTATTAATATTTGTATGGAAGTTATTCTTAACACAAATGAATATGTGTTAAAATTTCAACACCTTCTTATTGTCTAAATCCTTTAATAATAAGTCtagatttatatttatcaatagtGCTATTAACTTTCATCTTCCTTTTAAAGATCCACTTATAGCCTAATAGTTTACTTTTGGGAGGAAGATCAATTAGTTCCCATATATGTTTATTCGTAAtggattcaatttcaatattgaTTATCTCCTTCCAGACAGGACATTGCCTCAGAGTGGGTTAGAGGTTCATTTTCTAACaagtatgttaaaaaatcaagaccaaatattttggtcatttttgCCCTCTTAATCTTTCTACGCTTAACTTCATCATCTTTTGATTTATGACAATTACTTGAGTTAGCctcaattgttattttaatgaaCGATTTTTTCATGCTTCTTTCCATGGAAACACACCCTCAAATAATGTAGCAtttcttaatttcataataGTATTAAGATGAATATTCTCAATACTTGACTTGTGTATAAGAAATTTATATGCACTACTATTTTATGCATATCTGATTAATACACAATTCATAGTCTTAGGTCTTATCTTGATCATTTTAGGATCATGTATTTTACAAGATACCCCCATATTTACAAGATACCCCCATATTTTATGCATAGCTTAACCTTAGTGGACATTGCGGCGGGGGCTTAAAATGTGTCATGAAAAATTAGAGTCACCACCTAGCAATTAAAGAAAACTagcctttttattttgtgaaaattTTGACATTGGTCTTCAAACTTGTCAAAAAATAACTtcagtccctaaaaataaaagactcgTTAAAAGTGTTGACATAAagtcttaaaaaaagaatttttattgaaattgctAAAAGTGGACATAACccgtatttgattttaaaatatagacatcaatccctttaaaaaaaagcatgtcaattaaattgtttttttagtgggTGAGATGGTAGAAAATAAGCTTTTAAACCCATACCTTTTAGTAtaacttctatttttattcttaaaattttttaaaatacatcatttttttttctttatatttttttttatttatatataagtccttctttgtaaaatttttttttattaagaagtacaatttacatttaagagATTCAAAACTAACTTCTTAACTGTTTCAAAACACGAACgctatttaaaattataatagttgttactttttaaaatgtttttacttgaaaatatattaaaaaaatatttattttttaaaaattcatttttgacattaatacatcaaaccaatccaaaaatttttaaaaacaaatattcaaaaaaatttaaaaacactttttcaacacaaaaaaaaatcaactgaaaTACATGGGATtcgtaaaagaaaaggacatgaGATTTAGAGATGATCATTAGACTTGTGTAAGCTAAAGAAAGTGTTTTCATCTTCAAGCAGCAACTGGAAGGCAGTAAGAAATCCCGGCATTGGACATCCATGGACTAAATGAGTGTGCGCCCACTTATTATTCATGATTTAAATCTTATTGAATACGATTTCCAGAAATTACAACCACcccacacccccccccccccccccccccccgagGGATGATAAAAAACATGTCATCTTGCAACCAGTCAAGGAAGTCATCTCATAAGCAACATGAGCAGCTCTGGTTTTTCAATCAACTGTTTCCACTCATTGCAAAATCTTGCAACAGTCGCCCCGTCCAAAACTCTATGATCTGCACCAATATTTACCTGAGAAAAGAGGCAGATGATCAGATACAATAATGAAACGCCATAAAGCCGTCGTTTTAACAATCAGTAAGCGCAATGTATAATTTTAGCCCTTTTTGTCACAAGAGTTCTCTAATTGTTTGAAATAGCATGCCCAGTTTATAGTAAGATTGTCCTATACATGGACAGTGCTTTACTTTTCTAAAGGATGATGCGCTAAGTTACAGTAATTCATTTCCAAAAGAAtgagcaaataaataaaatggtgTATATCCCATGTTCATTTGGAAGATGGTGTTAAGTACTCTGAAGCAAATAAACAAGAAGGAAGTAACTGAAACATTGCTTACCGTCATAACTGATGCAGGATATGCATTTCCATCATCTGCAAAATGAGCCACTTTCTGAATTCGGCCAATTGCAATAATTGCCAGTTCAGGCAAGTTGAGGATGGGAGCACCAAACTTCCCACCAATTGCTCCAATGTTGCTTAGTGTTATTGTTCCACCAGTTATATCCTCAGGGTTAAGCTTATTAGCCAAGGCCAATTGTTGCAACCGCGAAAGCTCCTTTGTTATCTAAATACATAGGTGGACATTGTCGACAATGCCAGAGAAAGGGAGGAAAACAAAAGGTGTTTTGAGGAGAAGTACTTGAAAGTAAACGCATTGAGAATATACAGCACAGAttccaaaaaggaaaaattagacATTGTGTCATTCTTGCTACAGTTATGGATGAACCTAATTGTAAGTATGCATATAAAGCAAGAtgcaaccttaaaaaaattactgattTCAATATGAATTCGTGTGGTTTATAACATTCTAACTTTCATTATCAAATCTATCAAATTATATCTCTCACCTTAACTATTAAGTATGAAAGCAAAGTTTGAAGTCAAACTCAATACTTTGAAATCCCATTTTATTACTTGAACACAAGCAAGAAGCTGCTAGCAATCAAGCAGAGTGAAATAGAAGATAGTTGTGTACGTAAATAACAGACAGGAGACAATGAAACTAACCTCCAAGATGGAAAGAGACTGAACATTCTTTATATTGGGTACAACTAGACCAGATGGAGTAGCCATGGCAATTCCAATATTGTGGGAACCTATGACATTCAACAGTTATTATGACCACGATTAATTAGAAAAGAGGGTTAAGGATATCAATAAGAATATTCAACATAATCCAAGCAACATTCTGATCAACAGATCTCAAAGAAGCAACAATTATTTTACATCAGAACACATCCTTGTAGAGCCAAATGTAGAGCTTCTGCAGGATACATCCATCTCATATGGAAGTACGATAAAGTTTATATTGGTTTTATAAGCAGTCAAGACCAGTGAATCTATAATCTATAAATGTCTGTCTCATTTTACACTTTTGTTGATGATGGATCTGGTTCCAGCTTTGTTAGATCCTTGAAAGACTTGCAAAGGACACcaaaattacaagtttaaataGAATTATCGTGCTCGTATACTGGAAAGCCTACTgtaaatagttgttttttaccACTCATTGAACATGTGCCCATCAGAAAATAGAAGCAGTAAACAACATTGCAGCAGCAAAGAAGAATAAATCAACAAACCTTTCAGGATGACCTCCATTGAGTCCTCATTGAAGCGACTATTAATCCATGGATATTTGCTGATGGCCACTGAAAGTGACTTTATCAAAGATGGAAGAAAAGTATGCTTCACACCTGGTTCGGTGTTATTGTTTTGGAAACTTTCTTTAAGCTCCACCAATGCATCACAATTTATCTCTTCTACATAATGAAAATGTGGAACTTTTGCAGCCATTGACATTGTTTTCACCATTGTGCGTTGGAAtcccctgaaaaaaaaaataaagttggcAATTATAAAGTGTTTTGGCTAATAAACAAGTATTCTTTAAGAATTTTAGTacatggaattgaaaaataactgtCTAGTGACTCTACACTAACACAaatgaggggggggggggggggggggggggcgcttttgtttttaaggtaagAGTTTAGACTTTACGGTAAAAGAATAAgatttcaatcacagtttttGCAGCAAAAAGGTTAAGGGTATCACAGGATAATTTTggcatttaaaattaaaggttatgatcaaggttgtcaaaaacgcttttttgaCATGACAcgaaatatacaatataaactcgaatcgtaaaattgtaagaaaaatattttaactaattatatattgacaatttcagtcaagtagtaaataataatataacacaattaaaataaaagtaaaataaacaatacaaatgtccaaacactttaaaatacataattcaaataaaaattcatacatggtttaaatgacttaaaaatacgaaaagaaaaaaaataagattgaacaactATGTTTTATTGATAGAGTTTCAGAACATTTTCTAGAGGACAGGTCTTGAAACACACTGCAGAATTTTTAAGGTAAGAGTTTAGACTTTACGGTAAAAGAATAAgatttcaatcacagtttttGCAGCAAAAAGGTTAAGGGTATCACAGGATAATTTTggcatttaaaattaaaggttatgatcaaggttgtcaaaaacgcttttttgaCATGACAcgaaatatacaatataaactcgaatcgtaaaattgtaagaaaaatattttaactaattatatattgacaatttcagtcaagtagtaaataataatataacacaattaaaataaaagtaaaataaacaatacaaatgtccaaacactttaaaatacataattcaaataaaaattcatacatggtttaaatgacttaaaaatacgaaaagaaaaaaaataagattgaacaactATGTTTTATTGATAGAGTTTCAGAACATTTTCTAGAGGACAGGTCTTGAAACACACTGCAGAGTGCAGACAACTAGTGAGATGATACAACATTCTAAGGTATATCaccaactttaaaaaaaaaattaacagaccAATACAGTGAACCCATGACAACGAGAACAAAAATGTacaaaatgacatcaatttaatCTCATGCCACCTCACCTTCCaccttttttatgttagtaacAAGTCCTAGAAATAATGTCCAAATATCCCACCAAGCAAGACATGTATTTCAAGTTCTCTCTGAGTCTTTGTCGTCTCTCTTTGTAGTTAACAAATGGTTAGTCTAAAACACAATATTTCTCTCTATATAAGTATTCCTATCTCTTATTTTACTCCTTTGATTCCTCACCATCTACCTCTGTCTTCCCATGGTTTTGATCCTCCAATCATGCCTTCCCGGCCTAAAATACAGTATAAGGCTTTCTCATACCCAAGATCCTCTAATGCTGGTGTTAGTCTGCtaagattgaaaatttgagatttagGCAACGGGGAAAGGGGAGACTGGGGAGTGGGGACTATGTAGTGGAGTGTCAGGGGACTCGAACAGGGAGgcagtaaattttttaacttttgcgggttaaaactcgaaatcggtcaaactcggtCAAAATCGGTCCGATTTTACCGATTTTAaccgagtttgaccgatttcgagttttaacccgatttgacacgttatatacatgttaactcgtaaaatcataagatttTAAGAGTCAACTTGAGATTTTAACAACCTTTATGATATCTCACAGGACAAGATTTACAATACAGGTGTTCTTCCACCCCATGTAAAACTAGACCATTGAATTCACAAGATAtgtctgattttatttatacaGTTCCAACGTAAAAGAACTTCATCTGTAGCAATCCTATTATCATTTAACATAACTACATGTACATAAGTGGATCTCTAACTGTTGCTTGTAAAAATGAAGTCTACAGCTAGAACCTGTAAACACAATCTCATAAGCAACTTATAACCTATTCACAATGCTAGGCAATCAAAACCAGCATATGCTTGATATGGTCTGAAATCAAAACATGGGATTGCAGTAAATGGTTGTGGCTGCCTGGCTTATGGCTTGGATACCAAATTAATTGACCTATCATTATGATTAAAATGGCAGGAAAAATTAACACCTCTGCAATATAAGAATTGCTATGTTATCCTAATcctatcatttaaaaaacaaaaattggttATTTTGTGAAGAGTAAAATGCTAAGGAAAGTAGTTTTGTACCATTCCTACccccttctttaaaaaaaatgataggaaAAAGGTTTTCAGTTCACATTAGCTTCTAATATTACCTTAGAGGAATTGTCTTATCACCGTGGTGTGAGCCTAACTCAGCTGGCACGTATGAGTAGTCCTCTTCACCTCTCAAAAACTGGTCTCCAGAATCAGCATTCTCAAAGCCAGAGGAATCTTTAATGATTCCTTTCTGAATAGCGTGTTTAATTATATCTTCTTTTAATACCCTCCCATCTTTACCAGATCCATGGACATCATTTAGATTTATATCATATTGCTTACCAAGGTGTCGCACAGCTGGTGTTGACAGGACTCCACaagttttacttttatttacCTCACCCTCAGAACAAtgagaaataatattttcagtaACATCATGTTTCTGTGGTGGAACTTGAGCTCCCTCAACAACCATTTTAAGAAGAGTCTCTCCAACCTGCATAGATCACACATTACCAGAAATTCAAAATATCAATACACATGCACAAAAGctatatggtatttttttttttttttcctctacttCTTCCATGActaatttcaagtttttgacACCCCCATCACAGTGCAAAGCACACCCCCCCTATCTTTTTCCTCCCCATGAGAAATGGAGCCAGCTCTGCCATTGTGGCCTGAATTAAGTTCACACAAGCATGTGCTTCTGCTACCCAGTCTGTCTAACAAAATAACACCATATTTCATAAGTCgtaaaaatcttatttgtttGACATAGTTTCAAAGTGAATTCCAACAGATTCCCAAATTCATGTCTCCCACCTCAAGAAGGTTGCTAATTTCATCTTTAGTATCCCACGCCATTTCTCACACAGGCAAACCACTTAGCGAAAcacataaaatgaaattattattaatctacAAAATGTCAACATGTTTTCTTCACCAAACCAATGAGCAGTAAATCAATAAATTCTCACCTTTACAATATCTCCTGGAACGTATTGAAATTGAGCAACTTTTCCTTTGTAACGACTCGTTATCTCAATAGTCGCTTTGTCACTCTGGACTTCACATAGTGGTTGAAAGTCTTCAACTTCATCCCCCTACCACAACAACAAGCACGTTGCCATCTTTCCTATCACTTATAAAGACAATTTGAAACTCACCAAACTGACGACTTGAAAACCAGCAGCAACTcacaaattaacacaaaaacaaacaaataaatttacaaCTTCATCAATCATTGTTTCATTCAATTACCTCTTTCACAAACCATTTGAGCAGTTCACACTCAGCAATACCTTCACCAGTTTGAGCTAAAGGCACATCAACAATTCTATCACTCATCCCCCCATCAGCCAAAGCTTGACTTGAAAACAAACGCCAACCCACTTTAGTCTCAATCTTGatctacaaaaacaaaacccaacagTCATTTAACtaatttcaccaaaaaaaagattaacaaattaaatatatagtcaCTCACGTTGATAGAGTTATTAGTGTAACCAGTGAAAGGAAGTTTGGGGGCCTTTAATAGAGCGGGAGCGGGATACGGGTAGAGAAATCGTGGGGTGGAGCTCCTGACCAGTTTATGCCACACCCTTCTGACAATCAACATTGATGAAGAGCTTGCTACTCCCCCTtcaagaaaatgagagaaatttttgttgtttgtataaGAATTAAGACAAAACAagtgtattattattattattataagatcTTGGGTAATCCCACGTTTTGGATCAAAGATTTATGATATAGCCCTTTCTATTCCTGTTTGGTATTGCGTTGcggtaaaatttaaaaaaaaaaacaattatttaaaaattatttttttatattttatattttatattttttaatattttaatattaaaaataatttttttaaaataaaaaaattattattttaatatattttttaaataaaaaatattttaaaaaattattattattatattttaaatactatttaatatttttcagatcGCATCAAAATATTAGGAAAGGCAGCTAAGTTTAGAAGTACTTTAAAATAGGTGCTTTGTACTAAGCTTTAATAATCTATTTGccactcttcttttttaaacCAAAGAAAGATAGAGAAATTAAGTAATGTCTTGGTTCAAGTGATTGGTGAGTACTCTCATGTAAATCTAAGTTTCAAGGGGGAAATGGAATCAATTTGAGTATGGATAATCTATTACCTTAAGAAACTtacaataaaatcttttttttttaatttcatacttaatttttttaaattattgcttGGATTATTTTTAGACCAGTCAAGTCGACTAGAttatattaatcttttatttcttttttcttgttaaattgactttaattgtaatttttctcttcgattaagtccctaattgaaTTAACAAGACCTTCAAActtttctatctcttttattttgattattggtCTTTTAATCATCCCTAATTGTTCCTCAAAATTATTGaacttttttaattgttctggCTCAGTcctagctttttttaaaaaaattattatttgtttgattttatctctaattgtatttttctttattttttattttttatgattattttttctattttgattaatttttaactgctatatatataagGTTGGAAAAATTAGTTGCCCCATATGGACCGATGAAGGCCCCATTGAAttggaaaattta includes:
- the LOC7496680 gene encoding exopolygalacturonase, translating into MAMAILFTWKSSANASLILCIIAASFVSKALGHHGRADRKDPNEKVFNVLRYGAHPGREDNALSFIRAWKAACNYRGKARLLIPKGTFLIGATIFQGPCQGPAPIKVQIAGTLKAVPDPSMYEEDFWILFENIKGLLVTGTGTVDGQGNAVWKYNVGDGGAKFPSSIKFNHVVNGIIRQITSVNPMGFHISIVLSQNIKAKNLRIFAPSDSPNTDGIHISQTNQVYVSNSVIGTGDDCIGIIRGCTDVHIRNVTCGPGHGISIGSLGKYQDEEDVRGITVKNCTLNNTDNGIRIKTYGGSPPSQASGILFQDIVMVRVKNPIIIDQSYGNKESASRVRLSDVRYQNIRGTSTSVVGVNIKCSNTVPCERVSLSNINLNYVGAKQHNHEISSVCTNAKLNYAGFQLPSPCR
- the LOC18102264 gene encoding lipoamide acyltransferase component of branched-chain alpha-keto acid dehydrogenase complex, mitochondrial-like, with the translated sequence MLIVRRVWHKLVRSSTPRFLYPYPAPALLKAPKLPFTGYTNNSINIKIETKVGWRLFSSQALADGGMSDRIVDVPLAQTGEGIAECELLKWFVKEGDEVEDFQPLCEVQSDKATIEITSRYKGKVAQFQYVPGDIVKVGETLLKMVVEGAQVPPQKHDVTENIISHCSEGEVNKSKTCGVLSTPAVRHLGKQYDINLNDVHGSGKDGRVLKEDIIKHAIQKGIIKDSSGFENADSGDQFLRGEEDYSYVPAELGSHHGDKTIPLRGFQRTMVKTMSMAAKVPHFHYVEEINCDALVELKESFQNNNTEPGVKHTFLPSLIKSLSVAISKYPWINSRFNEDSMEVILKGSHNIGIAMATPSGLVVPNIKNVQSLSILEITKELSRLQQLALANKLNPEDITGGTITLSNIGAIGGKFGAPILNLPELAIIAIGRIQKVAHFADDGNAYPASVMTVNIGADHRVLDGATVARFCNEWKQLIEKPELLMLLMR